The following proteins are co-located in the Haloplanus sp. HW8-1 genome:
- a CDS encoding PLP-dependent cysteine synthase family protein, with amino-acid sequence MSESLAFDESHIGETPLIELAVDVPATVYAKVEWLNLYDAPYGGGSIKSRIAKGMLDGAEKRGDLTPGTTVIEPTSGNTGSEVARLATARGYDVEIVMPDNASGGKIGAVEDAGATIHFVDADLGYDAVIDRCEELIAEDPDRYYRPNQYENPDNPGTHERTTAPEIRSQTDGDVTHFVAGVGTGGTVTGTGRGLHDAGDVTVVGFEPAEVLHAIDGLKYLRTGDHYHPETYDESVLDEKVYVNTSDAYDRARELREVYADAEIPVVDTGQYDESTVRERLRVDGQFVVGTSSGAGVQAVHELHETAPLSADDVVVMVLCDRGDKYADIPLWEAYLDEG; translated from the coding sequence ATGAGCGAGTCCCTCGCGTTCGACGAGTCACACATCGGCGAGACGCCCCTGATCGAACTCGCCGTCGACGTCCCCGCAACGGTCTACGCCAAGGTCGAGTGGCTGAACCTCTACGACGCGCCGTACGGCGGCGGGTCGATCAAGTCACGCATCGCCAAGGGGATGCTCGACGGCGCCGAGAAGCGGGGTGACCTCACGCCCGGAACGACGGTCATCGAGCCCACCAGCGGAAACACCGGTAGCGAGGTGGCACGTCTCGCGACCGCCCGCGGCTACGACGTGGAGATCGTCATGCCCGACAACGCCAGCGGGGGGAAGATCGGCGCCGTCGAGGACGCGGGCGCGACGATCCACTTCGTCGACGCCGACCTCGGCTACGACGCCGTCATCGACCGCTGCGAGGAACTCATCGCGGAGGACCCCGACCGGTACTACCGTCCCAACCAGTACGAGAACCCCGACAACCCCGGCACGCACGAGCGGACGACCGCCCCCGAAATTCGATCGCAGACCGACGGCGACGTGACACATTTCGTCGCCGGTGTGGGCACGGGCGGGACGGTCACCGGCACCGGTCGGGGACTGCACGACGCGGGCGACGTGACCGTCGTCGGCTTCGAACCCGCCGAGGTGCTGCACGCCATCGACGGCCTGAAATATCTCCGGACGGGCGACCACTACCACCCCGAGACGTACGACGAGTCGGTGCTGGACGAGAAGGTCTACGTGAACACGAGCGACGCGTACGACCGGGCACGGGAACTCCGCGAGGTCTACGCCGACGCCGAGATTCCGGTGGTCGATACGGGTCAGTACGACGAGTCGACGGTTCGTGAACGGCTCCGCGTGGACGGGCAGTTCGTCGTCGGGACGTCGTCCGGCGCCGGCGTCCAGGCCGTCCACGAACTCCACGAGACGGCGCCGCTGTCCGCGGACGACGTCGTCGTGATGGTGCTCTGTGACCGCGGCGACAAGTACGCCGACATCCCGCTCTGGGAGGCGTATCTGGACGAGGGATGA
- a CDS encoding MoaD/ThiS family protein — protein sequence MPEIKVPAVLSGGGGSSSVEVDGDTLAELFENHAAEHGPELRDSVVEDGDIKEFINVYVDGSEVSGLDTPVDSGSRIRVIPAASGGRV from the coding sequence ATGCCCGAGATTAAGGTGCCTGCGGTACTCAGCGGCGGTGGCGGTTCGTCGTCGGTGGAGGTCGACGGGGACACCTTGGCCGAACTGTTCGAGAATCACGCGGCCGAACACGGTCCCGAACTCCGGGACAGCGTCGTCGAGGACGGCGATATCAAGGAGTTCATCAACGTCTACGTTGACGGGTCGGAGGTGTCCGGGCTCGACACCCCGGTCGACTCCGGGAGCCGGATCCGCGTCATTCCGGCGGCCAGCGGCGGCCGGGTCTGA